In Fusobacterium sp. SYSU M8D902, the genomic window AATACCATGTGCTAAAGCAGGGTTAATAGTGTATTTAGCTATATATCTCTTGGCTCTGTTGTTATCAGAGTACTCCTCATCTCCCTCTAATACTCCTCTTTGTAATTTCATTTTATGAGCTGTCTGCCAAGTTCTCATTACAACTTCACCGATTCTTCCCATAGCTAAAGCATCTGAACTCATTATACTCAAAGCTCCAATATCTTGTAAAATATCCTCAGCTGCTATAGTTTGTTCTCTTATTCTTGAGTCAGCAAAAGCTAGATCTTCAGGCACTTTTGGATCTAAGTGATGACAAACCATAAGCATATCTAAGTGTTCAGCAATAGTATTTACAGTAAATGGTTTTGTAGGGTTAGTTGATGCAGGTAAAACATTGTTAAATGATGCCATTCTCACAATGTCAGGAGCGTGACCTCCACCAGCTCCCTCTGTATGGAAAGTATGAATAACTCTATCTTTAATAGCATCTATTGTATCCTCTACAAATCCAAATTCATTAAGTGTGTCAGAGTGAAGAGCTACCTGTACATCATATTTATCAGCACATTTTAATGCATTATCTATAGCAGATCTTGTTGCTCCCCAATCTTCATGTACTTTTAATCCAATAGCTCCAGCTTCTATTTGCTCCTCATTTGGTCCCTCTACAGCTCCACTTCCCTTTCCAAAGAATCCAAAGTTGATAGGGAAACCTTCAGCTGATTCAAGCATTCTGTGTATGTGCCAAGCTCCTGGAGTTGTAGTTACAGCTTTTGTTCCTTCAGCAGGTCCTGTTCCACCACCTATTAGAGTAGTAAGTCCTCCACTTAAGGCTGTTTCTACTATTTCAGGAGTGATGTAGTGAACGTGAGTATCAATTCCTCCAGCTGTTACTATTGTACCCTCTCCTGCAATAACCTCTGTACTAGCTGATACGATAAAATCTACATTGTCCATCATATCAGGGTTTCCACCTTTTCCTATGAACTTAATTTTTCCATCTTTTATTCCAATATCAGCCTTATAGATTCCTGTATAGTCAAGGATAACTGCATTTGTAATTATTGTATCAACAACTTTTTCATTATCTCTTTTCTCTACTGGATTAAGTCCCATTCCAGCTCTTAAAGATTTTCCACCACCAAATTTACACTCATCACCATAAGTTGTAAAATCTTTCTCTATTCTTATAAATAGCTCTGTATCTGCAAGTCTTATACTATCACCAGTAGTTGGACCATACATAGAAGCATACTGTTTTCTTCCAATTTCAAAACTCATTATTTCCTCCTAATCTAAAGTCCCATTGATTTTATCGTTTAATCCATAAACTTTTCTATTTCCACCAATATCAATAAGTTTTACCTCTTTTTCATCTCCTGGTTCAAATCTTACTGCTGTACCAGCGGCAATATCCAGTCTTTTACCGTAAGCTTTAGCTCTATCAAATTCAAGAATAGGATTTACTTCATAAAAATGAAAGTGAGATCCTATCTGTATAGCTCTGTCTCCTCTATTTATTACTCTTAGAGTAATAGCTTCTTTTGAAGCATTACATACAATTTTATCTTTTTTTAAAATATACTCTCCCGGTCTCATTATTTTCCCCTATTCAATTGGATCTTTTACACTGACAAGTTTTGTTCCATCAGGAAAAGTTGCCTCTACTTGGACTGTTTCTATCATTTCAGGAACTCCCTCCATTACATCATCTCTTGTAAGGATGGTTCTTCCAAAACTCATAAGTTCTTCAACGCTTTTCCCCTCTCTAGCTCCTTCCATAAGCTCATCTGTTATTAGAGCAATAGCTTCAGGATAGTTCAATTTCAATCCCTTATTTTTTCTTCTTCTAGCTACCTCAGCAGCAACTACGATTAAAAGCTTTTCTTTCTCTCTAAGAGTTAATTTCATTGTTCTGCCTCCATTAATTAATTTAAATGTAACATATAATATTATAATATAAAATATGTTTATTGTATATATAGAATTATAAATTATTTTCATTTTTTAAACAACGATAAAATTCTTGAAGATATTTAAAAATTATAGTAGAATATACTCAGATTTATCTAGGAGGCAACTTATGCAATATTTAGTTATAATTTTATCTTTTGTTATCATTGGTTGTAGCAATATAAATGCTAAAATAACACATGAAATAACCCATCATAAAAATGGGAGAATAGAGAACGATATCACTCTTGTTAATGGGGTAAGAGATGGAAAGGTTTTTAGTTATTTTGAGGATGGAACTCTCTCTGTAAAAGGATATTTTAAAAATGGAGAGAGAGATAGGGAGTGGTATTTCTATGATGAAAACACTAAAAATATATCTGCAATAGAAAATTATAGTAGAGGAAAGCTAGAGGGGAAACAGTTGTACTACTATCCTAATGGGAAATTAAAACTAACAGGAAATTATAAAAATGATATTCGATCTGGATTTTGGGAGATGTATGATGAAGAAGGAAAGTTGGATGCTCAAAATATATTTCTTGAAGGAGAAAAAGTAGTTAGTGTGGCACTGTATCATAAAAATGGAGAGATTTTGTGTTCTGGGATAGTAAAGAATAGTTTGAGAGAGGGAGTTTGGAAGTATTTTGATGAAAATGGAAAAATACTTTATGATGTAGAATACAGAGAAGGAATAAGAGATGGCAGATGGAGAGCTTATAGTAACGAAGGTGAGTTGATAGTATCAGGTTATTATAACAATGGAAAGATATTGGGATTAGACTAATAAAAATAAACTAAAATAGATACAAAAATGTTTGAAAAAACACTGAAATTAAAGTTATTTTAACTTTGAAATCAGTGTCTTTTTTTTAATTGTGACAATTTTTTGACAAAAAAATAAAAAAAAAGAAAAAAATAAAAAGGAAATTAACAAAAGTTTAGTATTAATTAAATAGAGAGTATAAATATTAGAGCAGAAAAATTTTATGAAAGGGGGATAGTGAGTTATTATTATTTTATAAATAGGAGGTTTTTATGAGAAAGATATGTTTAATGTTTATTTTGTTACTTAATTTAGTATGTGCATATGCTAAAGTAGACTTTAATTTAACAGTTGAAAAAATGGAGATGAATTCAGGAAAAATGACACTAATTCAGGCAAAAGATGTCAATCCTGGAGATACACTAATTTATACTCTTAAAGTAAAAAATGATGATGAGGGAGTTGTGAAAAATATAATGCCAAGTATTCCAATACCAGAATACACAACATTGATTCCAACTTATATTTCACCAAGTGATTCTTACTCTGTATCAACAGATGGTAAAGATTATAAAAAATATCCTTATTTGGGTAGTGACGGAAGACCTGTTGCCGATTCGATGTATAAATCTATTAGATGGACAGTTGATAGCATGAAACCAAATGAAGAGAGAACTTTTAAATTTGGTGTTTCTGTTAATTAAAATTGTCTTTCTTTAAAATTTTTTTAAGGAGAGTGAATTTATGGCTAAGTATTTTTATCGAATGATATTGTTTATATTTTTAATTTTTGGAGGATTGAATGTACAAGCTGCTCCAGCTCCAGCAAATATAACTATAGGAACTCAAGCAACATTGACATTTATGGACACAACTAATAAAGAGCAAGTTGTTTTATCAAATATTGTTACAGTAACTGTAAATCCAGTTAAGGCAGTAACTATATCACCTAGTATTATATCATCAGCTTTTCCAGGAGAGAGAATAGCTTTTCCTGTTAAGATAACAAATGCTAGTAATATAGATACAAGTATTTCAGTTTATTTAACTAATGGTGATGATTTAGTTGATTTAGCTTTCATTATTGATGAGAATGGAAACGGAGTCTTAGATGACAATGAGACTACAGTTATTCCAGAATCAACTATGACTCCAATAGTAAAAGCAAAAGAGAGTATATCTCTAATTGTTACTGGACAAGTTCCAACAGGTGCTGTAGCAAATACAGTTGAGAAATATATTGTTCATGCTAGAATTTTAGATGATGAAGATATAGTTGTATGGAATACAAATGAATTTACTATAAAACCATATGCAAATGTAAAAGTAGTAAAAAGTATAGGGGAAACAGGAGAACCTGATACATTTATTTATGTATTTAAAATAACAAATGAATCAAATACACCTGCTACAAATATAACTCTTACTGACACTTTAGCAAGTAATATAGTTCTTGATAAGAATATGGGTGTATGGTTCCCAGTTGGTTCAAGTGTAGGTAAAGAGGTTCCAATAACTGCAACTGGTTATGAAGATAATGCAGATGAAATAGATTTTTCAGTAGTTAATGGAGTTTTAACTTTAAAAGTAAAAAGTATAGCAGCTAATCACACTGGAAATGATGCAGGTGGTGTATTACATTTAAGAGTAAAACCAAAAGATGGTGAACTTGGAGGAACTATTATTTCTAATACAGCATCTTATACATTTGATAATGGAACAGGAACTATGGTTACAAAAGATACAAATACAGTATCTTATACAATACCTGTAAAACGTGCAGTAGCTATAGCTAAAGATCTAAGTGAGACATTTGTAAGACAAACACTATTCACAATTCCTCAAACAATTGAAAATATAGGAAATATAAAAGATGCTTATACATTAAGTATAGAAAACGGAATCTATATTGAAAATCCTATTTTCTATCTAGACACAAATGGAGATGGAATAAAACAGGATTCTGAAAATGTTGTAGTAACTGAAACACCAGAGTTAAATCCAGGAGAAAAGTACAATGTAATACTTGCTGGAAGATGGTTAGAAGCTACTCCGACTACTCTATTTAGAACATTTGCAACTTCTAAAGTTGATACAGGTGTAAGTGACTACAGTTCAATAACTGTAACATCAATTTCAGCTGCTGGTTCAGCTTTACTTTCTTCAGATTTAACACTTAATGCAGTTTCAGGTAAAGAAGTAGTTATACCTCAAACTTTAGAGAATAAAATGGGAGATGTAGAGAAATTTAGATTAACAGTAGAAGAAGTTGGAGATATATTCGCTTCAGTAAAATATATAGTGGATACAAATGGTGATGGAATAAAACAAGCTTCAGAAACTACTGAGATAACAGATTTAACTCCAGATGTAGCAAATGGTGATCTATTTAAATTCTTTGTAGTAGGAAGTTTAAAACCAGAAATAACTGGAACAGAAACATTTAGAATCTATGCTAGAAGTACAAGCTCAGCTATAGGTGTGGATTGGAGTACAATCACTTTAAATATAGAACAACCAGTGGCTAATGTAAAAGTTGAAAAATCATTAGGAGAAACAGCAGTTCCAGATGCACTTATTTATGTATTTAAAATAACAAATGATTCAGATGTAATAGGTAAAGACTTGGTAATTACTGATAACCTTCCAAATAATATTCATGCAGATAAAGATATTGCAGTGTGGTATCCATTTGGAAGTAGTACTTTCAAAAGTATACCGTTAACAGCTACAGGATATGAAACTATAGCAGATGATGTAGATGTATCAATAGTAAATGGTGTAATGACATTTAAAGCTAAAAGAGTA contains:
- the ureC gene encoding urease subunit alpha; this encodes MSFEIGRKQYASMYGPTTGDSIRLADTELFIRIEKDFTTYGDECKFGGGKSLRAGMGLNPVEKRDNEKVVDTIITNAVILDYTGIYKADIGIKDGKIKFIGKGGNPDMMDNVDFIVSASTEVIAGEGTIVTAGGIDTHVHYITPEIVETALSGGLTTLIGGGTGPAEGTKAVTTTPGAWHIHRMLESAEGFPINFGFFGKGSGAVEGPNEEQIEAGAIGLKVHEDWGATRSAIDNALKCADKYDVQVALHSDTLNEFGFVEDTIDAIKDRVIHTFHTEGAGGGHAPDIVRMASFNNVLPASTNPTKPFTVNTIAEHLDMLMVCHHLDPKVPEDLAFADSRIREQTIAAEDILQDIGALSIMSSDALAMGRIGEVVMRTWQTAHKMKLQRGVLEGDEEYSDNNRAKRYIAKYTINPALAHGISEYVGSIEVGKFADLVIWEPAFFGVKPKMVVKCGMVAQAVVGDANATIPTPEPMMMRAQFGAYGKATASTSITFVSTYAFEDRIKEKLGLNKIVLPVRGHRTLTKKDMKLNNVTPDITVDPQTYDVRVNGELITCEPLKELPMAQKYFLF
- a CDS encoding urease subunit beta, with the protein product MRPGEYILKKDKIVCNASKEAITLRVINRGDRAIQIGSHFHFYEVNPILEFDRAKAYGKRLDIAAGTAVRFEPGDEKEVKLIDIGGNRKVYGLNDKINGTLD
- a CDS encoding urease subunit gamma yields the protein MKLTLREKEKLLIVVAAEVARRRKNKGLKLNYPEAIALITDELMEGAREGKSVEELMSFGRTILTRDDVMEGVPEMIETVQVEATFPDGTKLVSVKDPIE
- a CDS encoding toxin-antitoxin system YwqK family antitoxin: MQYLVIILSFVIIGCSNINAKITHEITHHKNGRIENDITLVNGVRDGKVFSYFEDGTLSVKGYFKNGERDREWYFYDENTKNISAIENYSRGKLEGKQLYYYPNGKLKLTGNYKNDIRSGFWEMYDEEGKLDAQNIFLEGEKVVSVALYHKNGEILCSGIVKNSLREGVWKYFDENGKILYDVEYREGIRDGRWRAYSNEGELIVSGYYNNGKILGLD